The Candidatus Omnitrophota bacterium genomic interval CCAGGAACTGCTGGGCCTTGGCGTGGATGTCCTGACGAACGGCGACCATATCTGGGACAGGAAAGAGATCCTCGAGGAGATAGACAAGGAGCAGAGGATCCTGCGGCCGTCTAATTACGGCGACGGCGCACCAGGCAGCGGCTCGATAGTGATGCACTCTAAGACGGGCGCGAAGGTCGGCGTCATCTGCCTCGTCGGCCGCGTATTCATGCAGGCGGTCGAATGCCCGTTCAAGGCGGCGGTAAAAGAGATAGAGAAGGTAAAGAAGGAGACCCCGGTCATCGTCATCGATATGCACGCCGAGGCGACATCAGAGAAGATAGCGCTCGCGTATTATCTCGATGGCCTGGCTACGGCCATATGCGGGACGCATACGCACATCCAGACCGCGGACGAAAGGATATTCCCGAAGGGGCTGTCCTATATCACCGATGTCGGGATGACAGGCCCGTTCGATTCCGTCCTGGGACGCAAGCCCGAGCAGATAATAAGGCGGTTCATAACCGGCCTACCGACGAGATTCGAGATGGCCGATTCGGATATCCAACTCCAGGGAGCAGTCATAAACTGCGACGATAAGACCGGAAAAGCAGTTTCCATAAAAAGGATACAGGAGAAGCTTTCCTAAAAGGGTTTATGTCCCCGACCGCGCAGAGCAACGCAGGCAGGCTTGTCTATTCGGTAACCCAGATCACGAGGGAGATAAAGGTCGTCCTCGAGGACGCGTTCCCGCAGGTCTGGGTGGAGGGCGAAGTGTCGAATTTCAAGCTCCATTCATCCGGCCATATGTATTTCGCGCTTAAAGACCCGGAGTCGGTCCTGAATTGCGCGTTCTTCAGGGGTTCGAACCAGGGCATAAAATTCCAGATAAAAGACGGCCTGAAGATCCTGTGTTTCGGCAGGGTCGGTTTCTATAATAAGTCGGGCCAGACGCAGCTCTATGTGGAAAGGGTCGAGCCGAAAGGGGTCGGCGAACTCCAACTCGCGTTCGAACAGCTGAAGGAGAGGCTCCAGAAGGAAGGGCTTTTCGACGAGGCGCACAAAAGACCGGTCCCGATGCTCCCTTCGAAGATCGGCATAGTCACGTCGCCGACAGGCGCCGCGATACGGGACATATTGCACATATTGAAGCGCCGTTTTAACGATATAGAGGTCCTGATCTATCCGGTCAAAGTGCAGGGGGAAGGCGCGGCCGAAGATATCTCCGGGGCGATAAAAGAGATGAACCGCATTAAAGATATCGACGTCCTGATACTCGCCAGGGGCGGCGGCAGCCTCGAGGACCTGTGGGCCTTTAACGAAGAGGCGGTCGCGCGGGCGATATACGCCTCCGGCATACCTGTCATATCGGCAATCGGGCACGAGATAGATTATACGATAGCGGATTTTGTAGCGGACCTCCGCGCGCCTACGCCCTCGGCGGCGGCGGAACTTGTCATAGCCAATAAAGAGGACCTGTCCGGTAAACTCGATTCACTGATGAGGATCCTGCGTAAATATCCTATCGAGGCGATAGAAAGATACGGCCAGGAGATAGACGACTTGTGCAGGAGGATGGACAGCCATGCCGCCCACGCCATCGAGATGGGGACCGAGAAATTAAATTCCCTGATCGGGATGCTCGACGCGCTCTCCCCGCTGGCGATATTGAAACGCGGATACAGCATAACGCTGAGGATGCCGGAGGGTAGGTTATTAAGGGGCGTGAAAGGCGTCAAAGCCGGTGATATAATAGAGACTAAGCTGGCCGGGGGCCGGATGACCAGCGAAGTGAAAGAGATCTCAAAGGAGGAGACCAGATGACCGCCGAGATGAAATTTGAGGATGCCCTGAAAAAACTGGAGAAGGCCGTATCCGACCTCGAGTCCGGCGAGTTGTCGCTGGATGATTCGCTCAAGAAATACGAGGAGGGCGTGAAGCTGGCGCAGTTCTGCTCAAAGAAACTGGATACAGCGCGAAGGAAAGTAGAGATACTCGTCAAGACGAGCGGCGGAAAGCTGGAAACGAAGCCGTTCAATGAAAAGGCGCTCGAGGAATAACAGGGAGAACGCGATTGAAGATCACCGGATACCTTAAGGCTCGGCGAAAACTGATAGATGCGGCGCTGGATTCCTGCCTCCCGGCCGAGAACGAATATCCCAAAGAGATCCACAGGGCGATAAGGTACTCCGTCTTTAGCGGGGGCAAGAGGGTAAGGCCCATACTTACGCTGGCCTCTTGCGAGGCGTGCGGCGGGAACATAAAAGGGGCCATGGCCGCAGCCTGCGCCGTGGAGATGGTCCATACCTATTCGTTGATACACGACGACCTCCCGGCGATGGATGATGATGATTTCAGGAGGGGAAAACCCACCTGCCACAAAAAATTCGGCGAGGGGATCGCGGTGTTGGCCGGCGACGCGCTTTTGACTTATGCTTTTGAACTTTTGAGCGAGGGGAAGGATCCGGCAGTAAATAACCGGATAATAAAGACGCTGGCCGGGGCGGCAGGCTCCAACGGCATGATCGGCGGACAGGTCGTGGATATCCAGAACCAGTCCGACCCCGACCTGCCAACGCTTACCTACATTAATGCCCACAAGACCGGAGCCCTGATCGCGGCCTCCTGCATGATAGGCGCGATATCCGCCAAGGCGCCGAAGAAGAAACTTGACGCCCTCAAGAGATACGGCGAATATATCGGCTTTACGTTCCAAGTTGTAGATGATATATTAGATAAGGAAGGTTTTGCCCTGGCGCTGGGCGTCGACGGCGCGAAAAAAGAAGCGGCGCGGCTTATCGCGAAGGCCCGCAGGGAACTGGAGATCTTCGGAAGAAGGGCCAAGCCGTTAGGCGACCTGGCCGGATTCATTTTAAACCGCAAGAAATAAATTATGTTCAAAATCCTTAATTCCATAAATTCTCCGCAAGACCTCAAGGTCCTATCCAGGGAGGAGCGCGATCTCCTGGCTAAAGAGATCAGGGAGCTCCTGGTCGATACGGTCTCGAAGACCGGCGGCCACCTCGCCCCGAGCCTCGGCGCGGTAGAGATAGCGATCGCCCTCCACTATTGTTTAAATACACCATACGATAAGATAGTCTGGGACGTCGGCCATCAGGCCTATGCCCATAAGATACTTACCGGCAGGCGCGATAAATTCAAGACGATCCGCCAGCTGGGCGGGCTTAGCGGTTTTCCGAATATAAACGAAAGTGAATACGACGCCTTTACTGTCGGGCACGGTTCCACATCTATTTCGTCCGCGCTGGGATTGGCGAAGGCGCGGGATATATCGGGCGAGTCCTATAAGGTGGCGGCTGTCATAGGCGACGGTTCGCTGGTCGGCGGGATGGCGTTCGAGGCGCTAAACCATGCCGGGCACGCGAACACCAACTTGCTGATAATCTTAAACGACAACGAGATGTCCATCTCCCCGTCGGTCGGAGCGTTATCAAAATACCTTAACAAGATACTGATGAATCCGACATACAATAAGATCCACAAGGACCTCGAAGGGCTCGTCAAGAGGGTCCCCTGGTACGGCTTCAGGGCCTACCGGGCGGCTAAGAGGCTCGAAGAGAGCGTGAAGAGCCTGCTTATACCGGGAATGTTGTTCGAGGAGCTGGGATTGAGGTATATCGGCCCGATCGACGGGAACAACCTCGAGGAGCTGATAAAGACTATCGACAGCGCCTTAAGGCTGGATGGCCCGATATTGATACACGCTCTTACGAAAAAAGGGAAAGGGTATGTCCACGCGGAGAAACATCCCGAGAGATTCCATGGCACGGCGCCCTTTAATGTTGAAACGGGAGACCTGAGGGAAGCGGCGCCGGACTCAGCCGTCTCTTTCACCGAGGCTTTCTCCGACGCCATAATGGATATCGCGAAGGACAACCCGAAGGTGGCCGCTGTGACAGCCGCAATGTCGGACGGCACAGGGCTCGACGAATTCCAGAAGGCGTATCCCGACAGGTTTTTTGATGTCGGTATGGCCGAACAGCACGCGGTGACGTTCGCGGCCGGGCTGGCGAAGGGCGGGCTTATCCCGATCGTCGCCATATATTCCACCTTCCTCCAGAGGTCTTACGACCAGATAGTGCACGACGTATGCCTGCAGAATTTCCATGTGGTCCTTTGCCTCGACCGCGCGGGTATCGTCGGGGAGGACGGCCCGACGCACCATGGCCTTTTTGATATACCTTACCTCAGGCACATACCTAACATGACCATAATGGCGCCGAAAGACCAGTCCGAACTTAAGGCGATGCTCAAGTTCGCCGTGGACGAATGCAAGGGCCCTGTGGCGATAAGGTATCCCCGCGGAAAGGTCGTATCGCCTCCTGTCCTCGAAAAGACCTCGCCGGTCTCATACGGGAAGGCGGAGGTGATGTCGAAGGAGGGCGAGCTCGCGATACTTGCCGTCGGTTCCATGGTCTGGCCGGCCGCCGCCGCTGCGGGATTATTGTTTAATGAGGGGATAAAGAGTTCGCTGGTAAATATGAGGTTCATAAAGCCGCTCGACGAAGAATTGCTTAAGGACCTGGCATCGCGCACGAATATGTTCGTGGTCATCGAGGAGGGCGTCCTTGATGGCGGTTTCGGCAGCGCGGTGATGGAATTTTTTGAGCGCGAGAGGATCACCGGCGTATTCGTGAAGAGGATAGGGTTCCCCGGCAAGTTCATCGAACACGGGAAAAAAACGGAACTCCTCAAGAATTACGGATTAGACGCGCAAGGTATAGCGAACGAGATAAAAAAGGTATGCGCGAAGGGGAAGTGCGCTAGATAGATGGCAAAGATAACCATAAATAGGAATGCATGCAAAGGCTGCGAGCTCTGCTCGGTAAACTGCCCGGAGAAGCTCATCTTCATGGATGAATCGCTTAACGTCCGCGGCGTCCATCCCGCGAAATTCCGCGAGTCGGATAAGTGCAAGGGCTGCAAGATTTGCGCGATGATGTGTCCGGACATATGCATCGAGGTATTCAAATAAATGGCAAAAATAATGATGTGCGGAAACGAGGTCATAGGAGAAGCGGCCGTCCACGCCGGCTGCACTTTCTACTCCGGATACCCGATTACCCCGCAGAATGAATTGACGCAGTATATGGCCTCAAGGATGACCGAATCCGGAGGGACATTCATCCAGGCCGAGTCCGAGCTGGCCGCGATAAACATGGTCTTCGGCGCGGCCGCGGCAGGCGCCCGCGCGATGACATCAAGCTCGAGCCCCGGCATAAGCCTTAAACAGGAAGGGATATCGTATCTGGCCGCATGCCAGCTTCCCGCTGTCATCGTGAACATGATGCGCGGCGGCCCGGGATTGGGAAATATCGCCCCGTCGCAGGCGGATTATTTCCAGGCGACGCGCGGCGGAGGCCACGGCGATTACAGGACGATAGTCCTGGCGCCCTCAGCGGTGGAAGAGGCGTGGCACCTTACGCATCTCGCGTTCGACCTGGCCGACGAATACAGGAACCCCGTCCTGATCCTCGGCGACGGGATCCTCGGCCAGATGATGGAGCCTATAGAGGTCGTCAGGAAACACCTCCACGGCAAAATGGCAAACCACGATATGCGCCACAAGCCGTGGGCGTTGACCGGATGCAAGGGCAGGAAGCCCAACGTCATCCGTTCCTTATATTTGGGCGAAGGCGAACTCGAGGAGCTCAACAGGCTCCTCCAGATGAAATATAGCATGGTGAAATCCAAGGAAGTCCGTTTCGAGTCGCTCTATACGGAAGATTCGGACCTGGTGGTCGTCGCCTACGGCACGACGAGCAGGATAGTCCGTTCCGCGATATCGAAAGCAAGGCAGGAAAG includes:
- a CDS encoding TIGR00282 family metallophosphoesterase → MNILFIGDIVGNPGREAVKSLLPKIKQREKIDFTIANSENAAGGAGITPEIAQELLGLGVDVLTNGDHIWDRKEILEEIDKEQRILRPSNYGDGAPGSGSIVMHSKTGAKVGVICLVGRVFMQAVECPFKAAVKEIEKVKKETPVIVIDMHAEATSEKIALAYYLDGLATAICGTHTHIQTADERIFPKGLSYITDVGMTGPFDSVLGRKPEQIIRRFITGLPTRFEMADSDIQLQGAVINCDDKTGKAVSIKRIQEKLS
- the xseA gene encoding exodeoxyribonuclease VII large subunit — translated: MSPTAQSNAGRLVYSVTQITREIKVVLEDAFPQVWVEGEVSNFKLHSSGHMYFALKDPESVLNCAFFRGSNQGIKFQIKDGLKILCFGRVGFYNKSGQTQLYVERVEPKGVGELQLAFEQLKERLQKEGLFDEAHKRPVPMLPSKIGIVTSPTGAAIRDILHILKRRFNDIEVLIYPVKVQGEGAAEDISGAIKEMNRIKDIDVLILARGGGSLEDLWAFNEEAVARAIYASGIPVISAIGHEIDYTIADFVADLRAPTPSAAAELVIANKEDLSGKLDSLMRILRKYPIEAIERYGQEIDDLCRRMDSHAAHAIEMGTEKLNSLIGMLDALSPLAILKRGYSITLRMPEGRLLRGVKGVKAGDIIETKLAGGRMTSEVKEISKEETR
- the xseB gene encoding exodeoxyribonuclease VII small subunit; the protein is MTAEMKFEDALKKLEKAVSDLESGELSLDDSLKKYEEGVKLAQFCSKKLDTARRKVEILVKTSGGKLETKPFNEKALEE
- a CDS encoding polyprenyl synthetase family protein; translation: MKITGYLKARRKLIDAALDSCLPAENEYPKEIHRAIRYSVFSGGKRVRPILTLASCEACGGNIKGAMAAACAVEMVHTYSLIHDDLPAMDDDDFRRGKPTCHKKFGEGIAVLAGDALLTYAFELLSEGKDPAVNNRIIKTLAGAAGSNGMIGGQVVDIQNQSDPDLPTLTYINAHKTGALIAASCMIGAISAKAPKKKLDALKRYGEYIGFTFQVVDDILDKEGFALALGVDGAKKEAARLIAKARRELEIFGRRAKPLGDLAGFILNRKK
- the dxs gene encoding 1-deoxy-D-xylulose-5-phosphate synthase yields the protein MFKILNSINSPQDLKVLSREERDLLAKEIRELLVDTVSKTGGHLAPSLGAVEIAIALHYCLNTPYDKIVWDVGHQAYAHKILTGRRDKFKTIRQLGGLSGFPNINESEYDAFTVGHGSTSISSALGLAKARDISGESYKVAAVIGDGSLVGGMAFEALNHAGHANTNLLIILNDNEMSISPSVGALSKYLNKILMNPTYNKIHKDLEGLVKRVPWYGFRAYRAAKRLEESVKSLLIPGMLFEELGLRYIGPIDGNNLEELIKTIDSALRLDGPILIHALTKKGKGYVHAEKHPERFHGTAPFNVETGDLREAAPDSAVSFTEAFSDAIMDIAKDNPKVAAVTAAMSDGTGLDEFQKAYPDRFFDVGMAEQHAVTFAAGLAKGGLIPIVAIYSTFLQRSYDQIVHDVCLQNFHVVLCLDRAGIVGEDGPTHHGLFDIPYLRHIPNMTIMAPKDQSELKAMLKFAVDECKGPVAIRYPRGKVVSPPVLEKTSPVSYGKAEVMSKEGELAILAVGSMVWPAAAAAGLLFNEGIKSSLVNMRFIKPLDEELLKDLASRTNMFVVIEEGVLDGGFGSAVMEFFERERITGVFVKRIGFPGKFIEHGKKTELLKNYGLDAQGIANEIKKVCAKGKCAR
- a CDS encoding 4Fe-4S dicluster domain-containing protein, whose protein sequence is MAKITINRNACKGCELCSVNCPEKLIFMDESLNVRGVHPAKFRESDKCKGCKICAMMCPDICIEVFK
- the vorB gene encoding 3-methyl-2-oxobutanoate dehydrogenase subunit VorB; translated protein: MAKIMMCGNEVIGEAAVHAGCTFYSGYPITPQNELTQYMASRMTESGGTFIQAESELAAINMVFGAAAAGARAMTSSSSPGISLKQEGISYLAACQLPAVIVNMMRGGPGLGNIAPSQADYFQATRGGGHGDYRTIVLAPSAVEEAWHLTHLAFDLADEYRNPVLILGDGILGQMMEPIEVVRKHLHGKMANHDMRHKPWALTGCKGRKPNVIRSLYLGEGELEELNRLLQMKYSMVKSKEVRFESLYTEDSDLVVVAYGTTSRIVRSAISKARQERLHVGMLRPVTLWPFPEAELQKLANKARAFLVVEMSAGQMVDDVKLSVLGKKPIHFYGRAGGGIPTEAALLDIIRDILRPRSRNRVRV